The genomic interval TCTGCTGCATTGCTCGTTGATCCTCATGCAGTCTAGCATCGATGGCATCCTGTAGGGCCTCCTCTCGAGCGACCCGGTGTCTACAGTCCAGCCGCTCCTCTTCCCGCTCCTGCCGCACCTCTTCCCGCTCCTGCCGCTCCTCTTCCCGCTCCTGCCGCTCCTCTTCCCGCTCCTGCCGCTCCTCTTCCCGCTCATGCCGCCTCTCATCAGATGCCTGCATATCCCGGATGCTCGCTGTAACATCAGTGGCCCTACTTCTTTTGGCTGTAACAGAAAGGAATAGTGGACATCATACAAATTGTTTGATCAACTTCTGATTGTACTGATATGCAGGTACACACAATGCATAATTGCACTCCAATTCTGATTACTAAAATGTGGCAATGTAGGTGTGGTTAGATGTAGCTCAACTTTCATCATATAAAGCCGTAAAACGTAATTTTGTAAACATGTGTAGCAAAGTGATTGCTAGGACTTACCAAAAGCAAAAGACCGTGGataggtggggttggtggtgttgCAAAGAGCAGCACTCTCCACTGGGACTGGTGTAGATGTTCTTGGTGCTAGTGTTGGGCTCATACAACGTCTTGACCCCATGTCTTCGTCCTCTGGGAAGGCCGAGTCAGGCACTTCCTGGTAGCGAGGTTCCTCACCTGAAAGTTTCACAAATTAAAGTCTGTCAGGCCAACTGCAACAATAGCTTACTTAACAAATGACTTTAAACAAAAGACTTAATCACTGGAATGGTAAGTAATTTCTGACAAAGGGCTGCCAGCTTACTGGCTAGCAACCCAACACAGCAAACAATTTGATTTAACGCTGTGAAATTATCCCACTTTCTTAAAACCCTAATGTGCATATCTAGCAATTATCAAGTCACTGTTAAGTATTACCAACAGAGCAGAGAGCTCACAGTAGAAGCTATTTATCAAATCTTACCGGTAGGCTCCAACATGGACTCGAGCAGAGAGGTGGCCATGTCGATggccccctctcttcctctactCGCCGGTCTGTGTCCGTAGATTGCGTCCATGATGTTAAACCACTTCCACATCTTCCCGTCGACACCACTGCGGTTGTCGTGGTCTTTCACCTTCCGATACTCGGCCCGGAGCTTTTTGCATTTCTGCCGACACTGCTCTGTGTTCTTCTTGTAACCTGCAATCGCCATTCGACCAGAAACTAGCTGGAGACCTTCTCGTTCCTCACTGCTCCATCAAGCTCCCTctgcacgtcttcctccccaagaagaggaatgtctccacctccttgttcgcccaagcaagcgttgtACTCGACATGTTCAtcgtaaagaataataccttttGGATactgattgtttgtttttatccccacgtcgcccgaaagtgacgattctgttgaccaatcaacggagggggtgtgtagctcgaattttccagTACCCTTTCAGGCATCTCGTCTcattttcagtaccccaacggaggagtaccgaaaacgagggcaaaacgagtacggctcacgcacacttttggcggtggaaacgcaatccgtaccacACCTTTGCGAAccaaaccgtaccgcaccctgcagtggaaacgcgtcATTAGAGTCCTAGATTCTGGGTTGGTTCCTTTATGTCAGGTTGAGGTTTCGACGTgggatctgatcttaaatacattgcatctaaaatgcttttttaactttgcctttattttctatctattgtcttttacttatctattattttattttattgtatgactgTTTCtttgtgaagccctttgagtcCACTTTCATTAACCTTTTATTTCTATTTCCGCATGTCTGACAGAAGGATCTGTCGGAACTTCGATAGTTCCACAAGAGAGAATCAAATTCACTGCACCTAACTTGGCATCATTTTGTCATGATGGGCATTGTCAAAGGCCACATTTTGTGCTAGAAAAAGCACTCCTTTATGAGTAGTTGTCATGATCTGTCTGTttctttgtcttgttttggtgtgtttcctgttttactttagTATCTCCGTCtagtttctccccatgtcctgtcaagtttccctcctgtgtgattactgctccctcccctaatgtgttccagctgttactcgttgtgTGCCCTGTGTttagtatttaagcccttgtctttcctttgttcctggtcggataattttagtttgtggtgagcTGTGTCCtacctgtgttcccggtgttctctgtgttccCCGCGTCAACCGTGTTCtcggtgttccttgccttttgcgttaataaattatcctttcaTTGAACTgtctgcctgccacccgctaaccgtgacagaaTGATCCGACCATCATTTGACCCAGCAGACACTCTTTTTGTTGGAGGCTGTGTTTGGGCGTACGTGCAGTGCAGCGCTGTCGCTTCAAGGCCCGGGTTGGAGGGTGCCTTACGGACTATCAGAGAAAGGATGGTGAGTTTGGAGTGCCATCCGGTTCAACATTTCTCTCCAGCCCCTGAGCTGACTCCGGTTCCTGAACCCTGCTCCTTCCTGAGGGTGCCCCACTCCAAACTTTCCAGACCTCCTATAAGGGGCCCGCCCTCgacctcgccttcctccagaggggacccgccctctacctcgcctttgTCTTCGCCGATGCCGGCCACCCGTGGGTCTTCGCCGTTGCAGGCCTCCAGAATTGTAGGCCTCCAGAATTGTTTTTggttccctcctcctggctcccctccacccaccctatttggatttgactttttttttgcatgtcgtgggtcgcctggtagTCGacccttgaggggggggggggggggggtaccgtcaTGATccgtctgtttccttgtcttgttttggtttcctgttttacttcaGTATCCGTCTTGTTTCTCCCAATGTCCTgtcaagtttccctcctgtgtgattgcTGCACCCTCCCCAAATGTGTtccagctgttactcgttgcgtgccctgtgtttaGCATTTAAgtccttgtctttcctttgtacctggtcggatcattttagttcgtggtgagttgtgtcctgtgtgttacctgtgtttccggtgttacctgtgtttccggtgttacccgcgtcacccgtgttccttgccttttgcgttaataaatCATCCTTTTATTGAACTGCCTGttattgggtcctacctgcctgccacctGCTAACCGTGACAGTAGTAGAGTTAGTTGTCATGCATCAATCATTCGATTTAAAATGAAGAGATTGAGACTTCAAAATGGTATCAAAAGACTAAAAGTATCTGTTGGCTTTTATCTCCTTCGGGATTAAATTATAGCCCTAAGCCTACAGAAGGATGTTATCTTAAACTGTGATTGATTAGGTTGTTTTCAGGTAATTGAAGAGGGGGTTTGTCATGGGTAGATGTGTTGAACTAGGTGGAAATCACTCATGAGCCGACGAGAAGGATGGAAAAAGATGGGATCTTTTATTTTCCCAATTTTAAGGCCCATAAGGCaataaaaataagacaaaaatCAACATATAAAATACTTTTCATTAAACAAACTGGGCTTGAGAGTCACAAAAATATTCAATTGGAACTTCAGCACACTGGACCTTTAACCAAGTCACTTTGAGAGCAATAATCAGACATACGTCCTTCCACCCTCAGCTCTCCCGAACCACTGACGAGCGTCAGCCTATAtaggcctctccctcccctacTAATTGGCGCATACCAATATACACGTGAGACAGGGGTGTTACAAGTTAAATTACCTATACAGCTTTAAACAGCTACAATTCTCCCCTCTATAAGCTAGAACATAAGCACGGTAAACCGTGTACTATTGCTAGATTTTGGCATAGCCAAAATATACAGAGACCGCGAgaggggacaccatgttggtgataaaccatctctccttcctgggttttgccatcaactgggagaagagctccccgctccccagccggcagacagtctacttggggctttgcctagactcagccaccatgactgcgatgctttcgcctcctcggcgagacgccatcctgtcggcgctctcccgttttcacgttcgcagaaacgtgaccgcactgtccaccatgcgcctgttggggctgatggcagctgcccaccccgtggtccccctgggtctgctttttatgcgcagactccagcggtggtttgctcgccaacggttggaccccaggcgacacaagctcagggtgctcctcgtcccccgttcggtgtcgccagacctggaatattggaaaggaccctccgcccttctcaagggtgttcccctgggcagggtggcgtcctacgtagtggtcttcacggacgcctcgttgacgggttggggaggaacgtgcctctctcactcggtcgaagacgagtggcgcacgccccctacagcacacataaatgtgttggagctcgacgctgtgaggaaagtgctgttgcatttctttcacctggtgcgcggccgccacgttctgatcaggacagacagcgtgtcggcggcggcgtacatcaacagacaggggggagtccgctcccctactctccaccgaaaggcggtcgagctctggctttgggctcatcagtatctccgcagtctgagagccctgcatatcgcgggcgcccagaactttggggcggacctcatgtctcgaggcggtccccgccgagacgagtggcggttacatcccgacattgtcagactgatctggcagaggttcgggacagcgcaggtggacctcttcgcgtcccgggagaacacgcactgcaggtggtggttctccctcagccctcgggatcttcccccgttgggggtagatgcgttggcacacacaccttggccgcgggctctcttgtatgcgtttcccccgctccagctgatccttcctcttctggaacgggtcagacaggagagactgtccctgatattagtggccccggaggaccgttcagctctgtggtttccagagctggccgcgctctcgcggtcggcgccttggccagtaccattcaggccggatgcgctttcacaggcccacgggacggtgcaccacccgcccgatgtctcgggacggctgttggtttggctcctgagaggttgatcctgcagggcaaaggtttgcctgagacggttatcaacactattcagagtgctcgtgcgccttctacttcttccctctatgcggcgaagtggtgcgccttctctaattggtgtgagacgaaccacgctgtcccatctcaatgcgaggtgggaagcgtgcttttgtttctgcaaaacttattggaaaaaggtttggccttctccactatcaaggtctatgcggcagccgtttcggctggccatgcaggctgtgatggtggaccgatcttcagccatccactggtcaagagattcttgcgtggggctagacgggttaggcctgtttcacgcttgcttacaccacgctgggatctccccaccgtgttgcgcggattgtccagggatcctttcgagcctctctctcaggcccctttggatgccctgtcatttaagacggcgctcttgttggccttggtttctgccaagcgggccggtgagctaaccgctctgtctgtcagcccgagttgcttgttgctaaacgaggacagctccttcgcgttgctcagacctaatcctgcattcctcccgaagaacattaatagttcttttcggtctagggatattgtgcttaaggcttttcaccccccgcctcattctagtgaggcggaggcggagttgcatctcctgtgcccggttcgggcgttggctatgtacgtgaatcgctcggcagcgttccgctccacacaacagttgtttgtgtgttatagcgacgctagcaggggccgcgctctctctaagcagcggttttctcgctgggtatgtgagggtgtttgcctagcctactttcggcagggcttggcgccaccgttgggcgttaaagctcactccacacggagcgtggccgcttcaacggctctactcaagggcgtttcggtggaagacatctgcgcggctgcgtcttggtcttcccccggcccctttgtccgtttttacatgttagacatgtccaggggctcactcggcaactctgtgctagagtccgggaccccttttacggcttaagaatatagacatgttctttaaagcgtcgtggttggatttcctctcgacggctggcgagttggacttgattaccagtcttactcccccaccttttttcaaatgaaaaacaggctagggggtttttctattggctcgccaattgtctggtggttttgtttaccagtgtggcactcccgccgttttcttcaaataagaaacgggagagagtcccattattggagagccgaattccgtagctccgccccggtggtagcggacctaatggaaacctagttgctctggtttttcttttcctttcatgggttccatgaagcacggaatagagccggagtctttacagactcacttttttctcccttgatcattgccttgcttgatctaggaggaattcgttttttataatgctgttgtgttttacacatccttggctttttgagtcttaatgtgttctggtgacttaggtctttttgactggggtccagcaggagtacattgatcgggctccgctcgcagcttcaccttagcccataaggcgaagcctagacggcgtagcctacatgaaatagaacgatagttatgttattataactctagttctatgattgtaggcgtagccgtctagtttcccacctgctgtaccctccaattgctgaaagaaaagcttggaggatgagcgacggtatacaccgcgttatatagacacgataccgtgggaaatgtgggcggtgcccacgctgataggtgcatagtttgaattttcagcgcgcgcaggcgcgcccacgggacaagcccataaggcgaagcctagacggctacgcctacaatcatagaactagagttataataacataactatcgttaccaacgatgctttcgggaaacggtgtgaaaactgtgcgatgctcgtacgacgggCTAAAGATGCTtccgggaaacggggcccaggtgaCGTAAATGGTATCAAACAGAAAAACTTGCAAGATTGTATTAAACTGCCGTAGCGCTTATGATAAATTACATGGCTGATAAATGATTTTAAAACAGTATGAAGGTAACGGAATACATAgtcaaacaagacaaacacacacaggcaacattgACGGAAGCTATATGCACCCCGTGACAGGGTTATTTATTAGTGGATTCAGATGTTCAAAGCATTTTAAACAGATACACCATTTGAGACGTGTGAAGTGTTGCACATGTTTTCCAGTCAATCtttagatacacacatacatagagtgtgtgtatatatatgtgtttcaATAATGTAATACAACTCAGACACTTTCTAGATGTGAATTCACTGGTTTATGTATTTTGCATATCAATGTAACATAGTTAATGTTTGTTTGCTCGTATCATCCTAATATCACTGGCCCGAAGACCAATATAAAACGATTATGAGAACAATATGTCAAAGTAGTTGCAATTCTAATTTTATCAGCTTACTAGTTTAAAACAGTCAATGACATGTTGGCAGTAAGGCGTTCATGTTGCTGTTGATCGATAAATTTAGCCTATACTATCATGAAACCATCTAGGTAGGTTATGCAAAATGATAAACCCCGGGGTTGGATCGCCCTGGACCGCTCTCCATTTATTTGggctaaccccaaccctattcCGTGCGTAAACCTAACCAAAATTTGAAATCGACCTAAGAGCCACCCAATTGATCAATTGTGTTCTTTTAGGCCCTCTATCTTATTTAATAACCCCTTGTCCTTAGCTTATCCCcaagtgtaggcctactagaCGACTAGATCATCCACCAATTAAGTCAATTCCGGTTGAGCTCAATTTGAGGGCAATCATCACCAAACTTGGTGGATTTAAGGAAATATAGGTTAAGATTAAGTATGtttaaattaaatcaaaataaGACAATAGGGGGCTGCTGCAAGGATCACCTGAAATCTTTGAACAAGCATAACTCCTTACATACGGTCAAGAAACTATGTAGACTAATCCCCATACCCAAACTGAGGATATACCAACAAACAAATAAGGTCAGTATAAGGCTTGGCCCCTGTTAAAGGCTGCTTGCatctttattgtatttaatcTTTGCTCCAACTTTATCGTTGAATGAGTGTGTACTCATTTTCATTTTTGTAACTAAGATTGAATTCACCATTTTACCACTTATCTAGAACCATTTGAATGAGCAGTTGATTGCCATCGaatttatgtgtgtgggggtgtgtgcgtttgttggcTTGGGGTGGCAGAGAGAAACTAAACCCTTTAAACGTATCCTCCGCTTGCTCAAAGCTACATTGAGCCCAGCCAGGACTGTAATGAGTTAGCTAAATAGTTAGCTAAGTTCGGACATTTTTTGATGTGCATGTTTTGTCCGTGCACCGTGCACCAGTGCACAGAAAAAATGAATTTGACAACAGTTTATGATCATTTAAAAGGGAGCTTTGGTTCACTGAAAAAAATTTGGAGTGACATTTACTTAAAAAAAGCGAGGCATATTTTTCCACACAGAAAGTGCTAGTAATCTTTACTCAGGCTATTTCTAAGTAATATTTACTTACTAGAACCACTTAATTTTTATGAAAAATTCACAAGTAAATTGCACTGACAATACTTGCCTATGGATTGTAACTTTCACTCAAATTACCATTGCATCTAATTACAAAACccaagtaaacgttgctcatgaTTCTTTGTGTTTCTTACTCATCTTttctttgttatattttatgtaaTTATTAAGTAATATTTATTAGGAATGTATTAGTTAATATTAATTGAATTTAGTAAATATTTTTACTATTCTAATTCAATATTTTCCAGAAACAAATATTTGCAGCTTAAGGGATGTTtgaaatacacttttatttcacATTTGAAATGGCATAGATGTATTtaaaatacataacataaccACACAGAACTTCCTGCTAGCAAATTTGaaaacagtgcacacacacacacaaaagctcaaAAGTAAAGCCGTTTAGGATTTGAAAAATTCAATGCGGAATGACAAAGCACCAACTGACTTTAGGACTGATATTCCAGCATACAAACGAATACAGTGTTACAGTTGACTTTTCAGAACAGCAAATAATGCATACATAAACTGCAATGGCTACCTTTGCAGACATTCTCAGGATGTTCAGGACAGAAATAACTTAAAAACTAAGCAAAACTTGAAATTTCAGTCAGAAAAATGACAAAAGTAAAGAGATTGTTTGTGCTGGACAAAAGCACAAATAGCACTGGAACACTCACGCTAAAAGTTTATTGTGGAGAAACTGGACCTTTGGTGACATTGTAATGACGTCAAGCTCAAGAAACAGCTTCTGAAATACTTCAAACGTATATTTCAGTTTAAGTGGGTAACTTAAGTTTACAGCATAGATGACACCCATGAGCAGGAGGCAAGCGTTTGTCACACTTGATGATGACTGACGCATACACAGGATCTTGGTTTTCCTGTGCCACATTGGGATGGATGACGTTGATCTGCATCATGTAATTACTGCAGTCCTCTTTCACTGCTTCTTGGCTGACGTCCTGTGAAAACAAATAAGGCACAATGAGAAACAAACTAAGAATCGATTCCAAGTAAAAGAAAAgcttaagagaaaaaaaagttgaaaataaatacaaaaaaggtATACTCAATTTAGTGTACTCAAATCCAACAATATTCATATGGCACTTTTCATACATAAAGTTACACAACGTGCTTCACAGAGGCTGACCCTGAGCCAAAGAAAGTCACTTTTGGGGGCCATCCAGACTGAGAGGGGTCATCGCCCACGACCATAGGGAGTGCCGCCACAGTGACCACCCTGGCCCGGGCAGACAGGAGGCTCCACACAGGGGTGCAGAGCCCTCCAGCCACCCAGGCTGGAGCTATCTATGGGACTGCACCCGTGTTGGTAGACCAGAACTAGTCCCAGTGTGGAAGGTCCCcatgggggaaacactggtgctGAAAACTGAGGGATTAAAATAGGTTATAAAAAGGGTATTAATTAAATTACTCTTTTGCTCATAAAATAAAGTTTCTAAGTGATCGTTAAATAGAGACAAAAGGCAACCCTTAAGTGTTCTTAAATTATTTACTTTGTGGATGTTCCGAAAGCCAAAACGTGGCTTGTTAAATAAACAGGTTGGCTGGAAATATCCCCAAGAACACTTAAAGTTTAAGATAGATAAGATAAAGATTAAATatgattttaaaaaaaatgggtAAGAGCATAAAAATAATTTAAGAAATCAGTTAAAAGCCTGATTGAAAAATGTGCATCTTTTGAGTCTTTTAAAAAACATCACAAGTGAACACCAGATTATAAGGCTAGACAATCATTTTAATATGGTCATGATTATCATCAGATACCTGATAGTCTTTGATcagctcctctccactctctccaagATACTCAACTAAGCAACGGATGATAATGTCCCTTCTGCCGTCGACATGATGCTATTAAACACAAAAAGAATTGATTGCAGAGAATACATAACATATGTAGCATACATAC from Gadus macrocephalus chromosome 21, ASM3116895v1 carries:
- the LOC132450372 gene encoding uncharacterized protein LOC132450372, producing MAIAGYKKNTEQCRQKCKKLRAEYRKVKDHDNRSGVDGKMWKWFNIMDAIYGHRPASRGREGAIDMATSLLESMLEPTGEEPRYQEVPDSAFPEDEDMGSRRCMSPTLAPRTSTPVPVESAALCNTTNPTYPRSFAFAKRSRATDVTASIRDMQASDERRHEREEERQEREEERQEREEERQEREEVRQEREEERLDCRHRVAREEALQDAIDARLHEDQRAMQQMVQVAAFNTAFLQTFSQRVQAFGHRDPVP